GGAGGTCTTTcctgtgtgtgcctctgtgtgcaTACGTGTTATGTTAAAAGCCAGGCATTTATCTACCTTGAAAAGATTAGGAAAAGCCCTTtgatggacacagagggggaaagggaaggtgggatgaactgggagttcAGGTTTGACATAAATACATGACCATGtatgaaatagatagctagtggaaacctgtgtaacacagggagctcatcttggtgctctgtggtgatctagagggtgggatggagtttcaagaggaaggggatatacgtatccatacagctgattcacttcattgtacagcagaaactaacataatgttgtaaatcaattatactccaataaaaaacaaattaaaaaatcccaacaacaacaaaacagctgATTGCAACTGAGATAAGTTACTTTTGGTTCTGAACCACTGGGAGTTTCTGACAAGTTTTATTATTATGTGCCGGGATGAGAATTTGACTttgtatacagatttttcaaTTAGATTTTTGGACTGACATCTCAACTCTGAACTcttgatagattaaaaaaataaaaaaaagacttaTGATGACATTTCCATTCCAGCTTGCTAGAATCCTGGCCCCCGCCTGTGCTTCCTGTTTTCAGGAAGCTTGTCCTTCAGGCCTTTGAACTCGAGTTCCCTGATTATGACCCTGGTGCTGGCTAAGGACTTTGAAACCTCCTGCTTGGCTGTGCACACAGATTGTGGTCTGGCTTCTGCGTCAATCCAAGCCCTGCCACCTCTCCGTGTTCACTCTGGCTCCGGCAAGCAGAGGTCCAGCCTGGCTATGTTGTATCTGTCGGTGGTTCTGTCATCCCTGGGCTGTGAGCTCCTGGAGGATGTTTGATCACAGTTAGCTTTGATTGCAGGAATTGTGGAGAGaaatccctggatccagaagtAGGAGCTCACAGCCTGGAGGGACGAGAAGGGAGCACTGACCTCTGTCCGGGACAAAGGGGAGGGTCAGAGTCTGAGGCCCTTACCTGCCCAAGCTCCTGCCTGGCCAGCGTGGTGACTGACAGGTCAGTACAGGAGTTAAAGTGCTTTTGGCACAAACAACAGAAGCTAAGACCTGCTAACTCGAGCTCGTGTAAAGAAAAGGGGGTACCCAGACACCCATGGACAGattaatgaatgaacaaaacaGGGTAGACAcagacaatgaaatatcattcagGCCTAGCAAGGAATGAAATCCTGACAAcatgcataaattttaaaaacatcgtGCTACGTGAAATAAGAGTTACAAAAGGTCAGATATGACACGATTCCATTTATAAGAGGTACCTAGAGGAATCACGTTCATAGTGATGGGAAGTAGAGAATAGAGGTTCCTAAGGGCtgggaactccagtactttggccacctcatgcgaagagttgactcattggaaaagactctgatgctgggagggattgggggcaggaggagaaggggacgacagaggatgagatggctggatggcatcactgactcgatggagtttgagtgaactccgggagttggtgatggacagggaggcctggagtgctgcggttcatggggtcgcaaggagtcggacacgactgagcgactgaactgaactgaactgaactgaagggctggggggaggaaggagggggaagtTATTGTTTACGGGAAGAGAGGTTTCAGTCTGGGGTGAgggaagagttctggagatggatagtggtgatggttgcatgacaatgtgccactgaattgtacacttaaatacGGTAAAAATGTTGGGTacgtgtgaacacacacacaacagaactGACCTGAACCAACAAAAAGTTATTGCAGAGGTGCTAAATGCCACCACGGTCTTCTGGGAATTCAACcaaacagacaaaacaaacagGAATACTGGGAAGAAAGTCGGGGCACCTCATGGAACTGAGGTTAGCCAAACCGCCAAGCCTGGAGTAGGGACAGGGCAGCTCCAGGGGCTTCGGCGGACGAGTACACAGATCTCTTCCCTTGGGACAATGCTCCAGGGCTGGTTTCTCAGGTCCGAAGTTCATCTAAGAGAGAGTCTGATTGGTCAGCTGGGGTCAAGTGGCGTCTGGATGGGTTAGCTTCAGTTGGGGTCGGGGAGCAGGGAGGCAGGATGATGTAGTACCACTGGGCGGCCACTGGGGGCAGGCTTGGGTTAGTTTAGCAGAATCCAAGTCTTTGGAAGACCAGTTTCCCAATGATCACTTCACCAAATTCGTTTCTCTATAGGGCTTTAGTCAGGGCCTTTGCCTGACTTTGCTTTGCCTTCACAACACCATTTTGGGGGAATGTTGGACTTTGTCTGAGTCCACTCCCTATTGTTGAGCTGGGGACAGAGAGGtagggaggaggggaaaaaaataatccatgtctggaaaaaaaataaagtgaaagtgttagtcactcagtcacgtcccactcttagccacccatggactgtcacctaccaggctcctctgtctatggaattctccaggcaagaatactggcgtagaATGCtactaccttctccaggggatcttccctaacccaggaatcgaagccaggtctcctgcattgcaggcagattctttaccatctaacgtaccagggaagccccccacctcTGGCCTTGGTGCCAAGTAAAAGCTTCAGTTCCCCAAATGGAGAAATTTCTCCGGGGAATGTGAAGACCCTGAAAAAACTGAGATTAAGTTTCTGCCATCCCAGCAGAAAGGAGGCAGGGAGTTAGAAACAAAGCTGGTAATAAAGGAAATTGTGTTTACTGAATGGTTGAGTTTTGGACCAGGATTTTTACCCCCAGCCTAGCCAAATGCCCTTCCCTGTCCTACAAAGCTTGCAGTGGGAGGGACCTAGGGATTGACACCTCCTCTTTTGTTTCAGCACCATCTGCACCCACATCACCCTGGGGAAGACCCAATATTGGGGAATTCAGCAAAGCCTCAGCAACAGGGACAAAAATCATTAGCATTTGACGATTCCCATAAGAAAAgcttaggttttttgtttttaatttttatttatttggctgccttgggtcttagttgcggcatgaggGGTTTTTTAGTTGCAacgtgtgggatctagtcccctgaccagggattgaacctgggccccctgcactgggagcacggagtcctagccactggaccaccagggaagtcccaaaaggttaggttttaaaagaaaagcataatagaagaagaaagagatcTAGAAAAAGGATAAGGGTGGACAGGAAAAGTCAAGAGTCCCGTGAGTCTTTTAATGAGTGGGAGGCCAGAGAGAGCCAGAGGTGGTTTGGCTGTTGGGAAGCGGGACGTGATTGTTCAGGACGGGCTGGTGCATGGGAGGGAGGTGAGGGTCTGAAGCAGGACAAGGAGGAGGATGTGAAAGTGCTATGCTGAGCGTTAAGGATGTATCCCTGCCCTCCCCTTCAACCTTGGCATTTCCTCCAGAGACTGAGAATGTATTCAATATGCTTTACTTTTTTGAATCTCTGGCCTCTTTCTCTGAAGGTGACTCTTGTCCTTCAGACCACAAGGTTGCCTGCGTTTTCACAGGATTACGTCTTCCCCCTCGTCGAACTTGGGCTCCATTGGAGGCCTGACCACCACGGCGAGTTGTGGATCTGGGTTTGACCTTCCTCCCATCTGGTGATGTTAACCTAGGCCAACCTCCTGGAACGCCGCAGATGAAGTCTGGGATCCTTGATGTACTCTTGGACCCAGTCGTTGTTGGGGTTGGTACAGATCTCTCGTTTCCGCTTGGTGATGAAGCTGTGGGGGTAGAGTTAGACTGTCAGGGGCCCTGGAGCAGTTAGGGGTCCAGTCCACATGCCCCCCACTTCTAGCTCACTGGGGGCTTGCCTCATGCCTTGTACCACCTCCCTAGGCCTCCCCCTGTCTGGGTCCCCTCAAAAAACTCCCCTCTCTGGCCTCTAGACCTCATCATCTCTTCTTTCAGCCCCTCTCCATTCAGCCTAGACCCTCAGGCTCGGGTTCCACTATGGCCACCATTTCTTGGACCACATGAACCAGCCATGTGCCTCTGTAAGTGGCAAAGTCTAGAACAAACCCCAGGCCTGTCCCGTGAGAGTCAAAGCCCAGGCCCTTAACTGCTGCTCCCCTGTTCTAGCATGGAGACTTGGTTCTGTGTACCCCGATCCAGCCTTGGGCTCCCCTTCCCGCTGCCTGTAAATGTCTGCAGGAAGGTGCTTACATGATTGCTGGCAGGTGACAGTTGAGGGCCCGTCTGTATCCCACCACGAGTTTTCTTGGCAATACTTTCTCATGATACTTCAGGCAgcaggtgggtggggggttcacCGACTCAGGAATTTCTGAGGGGATGACATTGAAAACTGAGTTAAGAAGGCAGAGAGGGAGCCCATGGCTGCCCACCTCCATCTCCCATCTCTTGCATTTTGTCCGTTCTTCGGATGGCAAAGCCATCTGTCAGCAGGGATTGATGGTAGCTTGATGGGTAACAGGTGAAAAAGATGAATCTTCTGTAGATCTTTCAGCCTCTGGACTGAGCTTCATCAAGTACAAAGGACAGGGGGATTCACATTTGCTGATGAACTTGACTGGGCAAACATGTATTGAGCTCCTATTACAAGCCAGGCTCTATGGGAGTTAGAACATGCGGAAGATACAGTCACTACTCTTGTGTCCCTTACAGACCAGTCTGGGtgaaaaagcaaagtgaaaatatAAACACTACAATAGAATGTAGTCTGGGATAGACTAAAATTTGATGCAAGGGGCCATGGGAACAGAACTAGGAACACCTGACCCAGCCTGGCTGGTTGAGGAAGAAGTCCCGCAGAAGGTGGTGTCTGAGCTGATTCCTGAGGGATGAGCAGGACTTAGGCAGACAGAGGGGTCATGGGATctggaagaaagaaatatatggAGGCCTGAGGTGGGGGAAGCCCAGCATATCTGGGAGGATGGAGCAGTTCCAAGGAGCCACAGTGCAAGGTGGGAAGGAAGAAGTAGGAAGAGGATATTaaagagggtggggagggctgcACCCCTTCTGAACTATGTCGGGGAGCCTGCATTCTGTCCTAGAGGCACCAGAGAAGCTGAGGTCGGGGGGAGGCTGAGATGCAGGGATGAGCAGGAGATGTCAGGGCAAGGGGAAAAGGCTTGTATTTAAGTTTTGGGGCCAGACAGCATGGGTTGGAGTTTTGACTAAGTGACCTGAATCATGGGCaaatttcttaatctctctggaTGTCTTCACCCATTAAATGAAGGTATAAAAGCTCCGTCctacacagtaggggaaggagaaggcaggATGAATTGAGACAGTGGCATTGACGTATATAtgctatcatgtgtaaaacagagagctagtgggaagctgctgtataacctAGGGTGCCCAGCTCAGTGCCCTCTGATGACCTAAAGAGGAGGGAtgatgggtgggagggaggcccaagagggtGAGGATGTGTGcaaacatacagctgattcacattgtgaacaaaacattgtaaaacagTTATTCTGCAAGTAACAAAATATCCTATGCTACACCATaatgaaacaatatttaaaaagaatgcatatatatgtataaccaagtcactttgctgtataacaagagttaacaacattgtaaatcaactataaaaataaatcaataataagaaaaagaagttatGTCCTAAGATTGTGGTGAGGATGAGTTGAGAAAATGCTTGCAAAACCCTTAACTCAGAGTCTGGTGTAGAAACTGTCAGTGCTTGTGATTAAGAGCTGATGgtagggagaatggatacatgtgtaagtatggctgagttccttccctgtccacctgaaactatcacaacattgttaatggctgtactccaatacaagataaaaactttttcttttttttttttttaagaggtaatGGTAGTAATGGCCACTCTACTGGCTTGGAAAgtattttctctccctctctgacaCTGCCAGGAGGCCAGACTTGGTTGGTTGGTAGCGCTGTGTCTCCCTGGAGCTCCCTTGACTGCTCATCATTCAAGGATATCACCTTCCCCAGCTCCCAGACCTGCAGAGTGCAAATCCCTGACCAGTAGGTGGCAAAGCTTGAGACGTCTCCAGGGCACCATTTGGCTAATCCATGCTTTGGCTGGGCCATTTTTCTTCCTGCCTGACCTTTCCAAAGGGCGATattgccccctcccacccccaggaggCACCTCTACCCATAGTGGCCCTGGTTCTTTAAGGCAACGTTTACAGGGACCAGGGGCGTCCTGAGAGTATGTGGGCAGATTACATGGTGTGTGTGACCCTCGCTCCCCCGAGGGTTCACAAAGGCAGAATCCAGCCAGACTACGTGCCAAGGGCAGCCttagggagaaaggaagggctgGGGCCATTAAAGGCGGGTATGTACTGAGAGATGGCCTGAGTCTCTGGTCCCTTGCCTGTCACCAGCCCTCATAAATGCTGGTAGAGGCAGAGCCCATGCGTCTGTCTCATGGCTGCAAAGCCTTTCAATCTCCTTCAAccccttttctgttttctacaaACTTTTTTAGCCCTAGGCTGGGAGATGGAGACAAGGGTCCAGAAATCCTCAAATGGCACAAGTGGGCATCCCACTGGGGCGTCTCTTGGTTGCCATGACAGTCCCAGAAATCTACAACAGATCCTGCCCGCAAGGGGTGTCTAGATTCAGACTCCCCGTTCTGGGCTTAGCCCCAAATCTCCCTCCTCCGGCCTCCCTGACTCCCTCGGTCCTGCCCTGCCTGAGCAGGCATGGCTTTTCCCACCCACTTGCCTCGCCTTCCTCCTCATCACATACGTTTGTGATTGTCCCTTCTGCTCCTTCCTTGGCTCTTCCTCCTAAATGATCATTCCTGCTGTGTCCTCAGGACTCCTGACGTGACCTCGACCCAGCTTCCTGAAACTGCCCAGCCCCAGCAGCTCTGGAGCGCAGCTCAGCTCTGCTTGCCAGGGGCCAGTGTGCAGCAGCATGGGTGCAGGTGGGGGCCTGGGGCTGATGATGGAGGCCTGAGAGCACTCTTGGCATCACCCTGGCCCGCTCCCTGTTCCCTTGGCTCAGTGCCGCCCTCCAGGGGTAGGTGGACTCACTTGGCTGACTGTGAACAACAGAAGTGATGGTGAGAATGAGGAGAAAGAGGGCAGCCACGGAGACCTTCATCCTCTCAGTGGGCAGTCAGGCTCCGGTAGAGGCTGGGCGGACACAGTCTCCTTCCTTGCTGGTCACCCACGTGGGGCCCTCAGCTCTCTGGACTCTGACCACTTCagagggggtggaggaggagagacGATGGTCCTCCCTTCCTGTTTGCTGAAAGGGAGGGCAGTGGAGGGTGGGGTCTGGTGCACAGTTGAATTTGCTAATATTTGCATCTgcatgaaggaaaagagaaagggaagaacatGCTCTGGGTGTCAGCTCCCTTCAGGCCCTATTTTACTTAAACTTCACAGAGGGGAGTAGAGactttattcccattttgcagatgaggcccctgaggcttagagaggctaAATAAATCTCACGTGGGTAGGAGGCAgatgctgtttagtcactaagtcgactcgactttttgtggccccatggactgtaacccaccaggctcctctgtctgtggggttctccaggccagaatactggagtgggttgccatgccctcctccagggcatcttctcgacccagggattgaacctacgtctcctccattgacaggcggattctttaccacggagccagaTAGGCAGTCCTGGAAACAGAATCTGTGTGGCTTCATCGTGTTCCCCGCCCCCATCTCTACTTtgggaaagaagagggaaggTTGAACCAACCTTTTCCCCAGGTGATCAGTCTTTGGGAGGCCAACAGAAAGCAGGGTTAGAGAGAGCACAGACTGAGGCAAGGGTAGGGTTTAGTGACCTTGGAAAAGAGTGTCCCCCTCGCCCCCTGTCCAAGGACACACGATGGAACTCACACTTTCTTGTTGTAGATTATGCCACTAATACTCTTCCCCCCATTCCTAAAGGGCCAGATCTTTGGGTCCCTGTTTGCTGAAATGTTTGTCTCATTTGTCGATGCTCTCATTTACCTCTTTGGACCTCGGACTGGGAACCAGTTTCAGGTCTAATTGGCTGATCCCTCCTGGGTGCCCTCGTGCATGCGGgtaaagtctcttcagttgtgtccaactatttgcgaccccatggactgtagcctgccaggctcctctgtccttcggactctccaggcaaaaatactggagtgggttgctgtattctcttccaggggatcttcctaacccagagatcagacCAGCTTCTCTtaggtctccggcattggcaggcgagttctttacccctagcgccacctgggaagcctgggtgcCCTCAGTGTGGGTTAATCCAATCTGCCACCATGGCCAATCATGGCCAGCAGAGGGCCGTCCAACACGGTGAACCTGACAACCTGCTTCTGGGTCCCAGAGTTCCAGCTTCCGCCCTTGGCTTTGGCTAAAGCTGGATCTGCcccctctggcttccctggtggctcaatgataaagaatcctcctgcaatgcaggagtcgcaggagacgtaggttcaatccctgggttgggaagatgccctggaggagggcatggcaacccactccagtagaggggcttggtgggctacaaagcGACTTAGCGTGGGCCTGTGGACCTGCCCCTCAGTATCTTCTCTTTTCAGACTGCCTCAGAACCCTGTTCCAGGCTGAAGGCAGCtttcagagaagaaatgaaaaaggggaTTTGCTCTTTGATGGACTGTGACCTCTAGAGGCATGAGGGAGTGTTTCAGGAGATGGCAGTTGTGGGGGACGGGGCATGGGGAAATAAGGATGTCGAAAATCCTTGTGGGTCTTTCTGTTTGGCAAGATTGCTTATAAAATAGGGAAAAGCACGCAATGCAATTAGTCCTGGTGGGTTCAAGGCAGTTAGTGGTGGTAAAGCTGTGGCTTTTTATGAGGGTAGAGGGGTAGGTATATGAGATACCCCTTAACCTCTGTATGTGGAGGAGAGGAGGTATGAGGAAGCCTGCTGTGCCTTTGCTGTGCAGGCACCCTTGGTCTTTGTGGGGGGCTGGAGACCATGGAGGGTGGTCATAGTGTCTACACTGGGTGTGCTCTTCCTCTGTGTATGCAGAGCTCCTTGAACCTGGAAGATGGGTCTGAGAGCCTTTGGGGTCAGCTGGAACATAAGCTTCCTCTTGGTTCCTTTCTC
This portion of the Bubalus bubalis isolate 160015118507 breed Murrah chromosome 3, NDDB_SH_1, whole genome shotgun sequence genome encodes:
- the CCL16 gene encoding C-C motif chemokine 16, with amino-acid sequence MKVSVAALFLLILTITSVVHSQPKIPESVNPPPTCCLKYHEKVLPRKLVVGYRRALNCHLPAIIFITKRKREICTNPNNDWVQEYIKDPRLHLRRSRRLA